The genomic interval ataaaatatttataggTGAACTCAATCTGAAGTCCttaaaaacattcaaaatgttaacaattaaagGTATCATCTATGCATTACTTCTCAGGTTGTATGaaaaattcaaatacaaatacaaaatggtTCAAACTTTGggttgaacaagagatgtgtttgtcagaaacacaatgtaccctattgcgcctctttgaaataaaatttcaataaatcatttggcaggtttagaaattatctccctttttaagcttattacttcccttggattgtacttttttacttttgaccttaaaggatgaccttgacctttcaccactcaaaatgtgcagcttcatgagatacacatgcatgccaaatatcaagttgctatcttcaatattgcaaaagttatggctaatgttaaagttttcggacagacgcacagactgatagacagacggtctgatggacagttcaactgctatatgccaccctaccgggggcatgaaaAGAAATGGATATGGTTGACAAATAACAATTAATGGTCTAAAAATGCTTTATCAAGAATTAATAAACTCTGTTTACTGTTTCCATTCCCAaactacatattttttaattacatattaTCAAATATTGATCGATTACAACATGAGATACAAATAAACCACCTTGAATCATTACAATTCAACCTTCTTCTTTGCTTGGAGCTTGGCAACACTGAAGGTAGACAGAATATTCAACCTGTCGCTTAACTGCTCTTTCTTTTTATCGCTTAGTTTCCCCGAACGCAACTTTTCTAGACGGTCAATTTCAGAATCTACAAAGTCATCTCCCTTCTCTATGACCTTTTGCATAGTCTTCACATACATCTCTGCAGACAGCTTCTCCCATTCCTTTGACAGCGTGCTTTCAAGACCCTCAGCTTTTGACACCAATTCTTGCTTGCCAGCTGCTGTAGCTTTGAAAAACTGCTTTACAAGCTCATCATACTTCTCCAAACATGCTGGCAATCCAATCCAAAGGCCTGAGAAGAAAACAAATTGGTTGAAATCTAGCTCActttatctcttttttttaacaaaataagaaaCTTAATCAATCTTACATGCAAGACAGATTTTGGCAAGACAGTTCTTCTGTTGAGGGTATTTTCCCCAGCGCCCCACTCCCAATATGAGACCATATGTCCCGACATTCGAAAAAAAGTATGTTCTATAAGTTCACTATAAATTTCTCTATTTGAGCTCTGGCTTTAATTTACCATTGattatccctttattgcccctttACAAACCACATCTTCTACaggagtgcaccagtgttgtttttttaaaacctTTTCAACGATTTATCagcaaattattgatttcatcacgCATTCACAACATGGTGTTTTTACAATAGGGGCCCCTAATTGCTATTGATAGATGCATCGAAGTGAAATACAAGCCAACTGCTTTTGTATATTTTTGcccaatcaagtccaaagatactattacCAAGGCCAaagctactattactattacacGGGATTCTGTGAATTATACCACCCGAGTCTAAAATCCTGTCATAATACCGATTTTGTATAGGGcacaatctaaatttagagttagtTGATGATTGTTTGAATACAGACAGTGCAAGATGTGGGCACATTGCGTTAAACAATTGACAAGTGTTAAATTGGGGCTTCTGTCACGATTGGATGTCAAATAGAAGAATGCTTCACATTTCACTTCACGGAGTCATCCCTGTAGTGCACATGTATGTTTACTTCTGGAAAATGGAAAAcgtttgtgttcatgaaattcttaaacacatttatcatcaatattggccacaatttatttgtttttgtaagtaatattcCGATTAATGACTATAGTTAAGGTAGGATGATTGATTTTTTGGGGTGTCAcgcatttgtttaaatgtttcgaCATGTTTCATGGAATAAGGACCTACAAAATTTGGGCTGTATGAATAAATGCACATTATACTATGCAATTAAACGTGATGAAAATAACTTTtgaattaaatatgtttctttaaaaaaaagcaaaaatgaCGTACCAGATTCTTTCATAATGAACTTTTTAATATCATCAGCATCCTTCTCATCTCCGTCATATCTGATAGGTTTCTCTTGTCCCTGTAGGAACAGCAGGTAGGTGGGGTGGTCTTCCTTCTTGATTGGAATGCTGTATCTCTCAGCTAGGTCCACATTCTCTTTATCACCATAATCTGACAAACAGATGCAAATCATCAATGTATATAAAAATCACACATTTCTAGTTATAAGgttgaaatatatttgtttgtggCACTCACGAGTAGAATAGTGAACACTACTAAAGatattaaagcaacaaaaacacattttgtattacTAATTAGTCTTAATCAGGTGCAACATAACTTACATTCTTTATTAGCATGAGCAAAACAGATTAATATTAAACAGGCATTTCACAAGACACAATTTGATGATTTATTCTCAGATCCAgctttaaaaatggaaaataatTTCAATTGTGCATACATTTTATATCATTAACAGCCTATTACTAATTTCTTTACAAATTTTTGAGACATGTACCAAAGATTTACCTGCAACATGCACTTCAGCTATCAGAAGGTCTTCTTGACTGGCACATGCTTCAGCCACTTTCTTGAATGCATCCTGTTTATCACCATATGGGTAGGTCTCGTCAAATTTCACCAGCACAACCTTGTGCTTTCCAACTATCTAAAAAGTatagttaaaaacaaaattataccAAAATGATGCTTTAATCTTGATGTAATTACTATTGCTTGGTCTGTATGATTAAATTCTTTATTTAGCTGAACTGTACAATATCACATCACAAGGGTCATTCTTTGCTCTTAGCGCACTTTGCAATGGCTCATTGCACTGGCAAAGCAAGGCACTAATAGAAAGGTCTACAATTATAAGGATTTGGGCGgcaaaatagtaaaatatttgaGTGAACAACAACTTTTCATGAACTAAGATAAAGAGGTCTAGGTTATTTTAGTTAATCCTTCACTTGACCCCTGATGAATAAACTTCCCAGAAAGAGGACTGATCTTATGATGGCAAAATACACAGAATGATACCCCATGATTCGGACAGAATTTTCGTACACTATTAATTAAATGTCAGATGACAGACACATTTGACTCTCATCTTGCGAAACTGGGTCATATGTTACATGCATATTTATGCAGTCgggtcaggagctactctgtccactataaagtcatgTATAGctttgtggtctcataagtggagctccattggtcattgtggGAACATCTtgaatgtaccctgggtactcttaagtatacttaaatgtacccctggtATGGACAATATACTGAAGCCTACACAGGAATTCTATAGctaaattggtcattgtcggctaatttttttgaaattaattatgttcatatttatgtcaatatttagtTAAATGAACTCTATATTCTcaaaactcctactcaaaaaatCATGTTgcggcaggttttgttcaaagagaattttgtttggTATTTGGTAGCGCatttaacaaaatcatattttgGGCCGGAATAAACCTCAGGTACAGTCAAAATTGGCTGGGTatatgttagtatatt from Dreissena polymorpha isolate Duluth1 chromosome 1, UMN_Dpol_1.0, whole genome shotgun sequence carries:
- the LOC127856401 gene encoding endoplasmic reticulum resident protein 29-like, whose translation is MDGKLTVVLFTALCIIFNAVLGENVKGSVQLNSGVFDKIVGKHKVVLVKFDETYPYGDKQDAFKKVAEACASQEDLLIAEVHVADYGDKENVDLAERYSIPIKKEDHPTYLLFLQGQEKPIRYDGDEKDADDIKKFIMKESGLWIGLPACLEKYDELVKQFFKATAAGKQELVSKAEGLESTLSKEWEKLSAEMYVKTMQKVIEKGDDFVDSEIDRLEKLRSGKLSDKKKEQLSDRLNILSTFSVAKLQAKKKVEL